A section of the Petrimonas sulfuriphila genome encodes:
- a CDS encoding transposase produces the protein MAIISWLMIFVATGMNAVSALSSAARPIPQSKGRVENVVGYVKNNFLRARTFHDIDRLNEEALSWLERKANGTKHATTKRLPHDVWLIEKEHLSFFSPLTGNPPG, from the coding sequence TTGGCGATTATCTCCTGGCTGATGATTTTCGTCGCTACAGGGATGAACGCGGTATCAGCGTTGAGTTCTGCCGCAAGGCCGATCCCCCAGAGCAAAGGCCGGGTCGAGAACGTGGTAGGATACGTGAAAAACAACTTTCTTCGCGCGCGTACCTTTCACGATATAGATCGCCTCAACGAGGAAGCCCTGAGCTGGTTGGAGCGCAAGGCGAACGGCACCAAACATGCCACGACGAAGCGCCTGCCCCATGACGTGTGGTTGATTGAAAAGGAGCATCTCTCCTTTTTTTCGCCCCTCACCGGCAATCCCCCGGGATGA
- a CDS encoding phage integrase SAM-like domain-containing protein: protein MPKIVHAKLLITTIYRTTLNALIRFQYYRKIKSKIAKQLFIEECVSKKHKTKGKDVLNVIADIKFDDITVKFLSDCEDFWSATGIEYATIGIYMRTLRAIINNGEDPYLSGTRYPFGEGKNKYSIPEGGRKSIALDIEDIWKIEDFETDNQGLMVARDIFIFMFYCNGLNFGDLCRLQYKDIDGASQEIVFHRKKTRDTKKKKNPEPICAPLLPPMVEIINRHGNKEQNGYIFPFLNGIERVDQNERKIKDAIQLALNPINNSLKVIAAQLGIDRNLSTAYTRNSYVTHLTSEMYISEIFVKQMVGHSTGKNVTAGYNNPSPKKRREVNSKLLNPNKKYNTISLLSVTG from the coding sequence TTGCCGAAAATTGTACATGCGAAGTTACTGATTACAACAATATACAGAACCACATTAAACGCTCTTATACGTTTTCAGTATTACAGAAAAATCAAAAGTAAAATAGCCAAACAACTATTTATTGAAGAATGTGTAAGTAAAAAGCATAAGACAAAAGGTAAGGATGTTTTAAACGTCATCGCTGATATTAAATTTGACGATATCACGGTGAAATTTTTATCTGACTGCGAAGACTTTTGGAGTGCGACCGGTATAGAATACGCTACTATCGGGATTTATATGAGAACACTTAGGGCAATAATAAACAATGGAGAAGACCCTTATTTAAGCGGAACTCGCTATCCATTTGGAGAGGGCAAGAATAAATATTCTATTCCGGAAGGTGGGAGAAAATCTATCGCTTTAGACATTGAGGACATTTGGAAAATAGAGGATTTTGAGACTGACAATCAAGGATTGATGGTTGCAAGGGATATTTTCATATTCATGTTCTATTGTAACGGACTAAATTTCGGTGATCTATGCAGGTTGCAATACAAAGACATCGACGGAGCATCCCAAGAGATTGTATTTCATCGTAAGAAAACCAGAGATACAAAAAAGAAAAAAAATCCAGAGCCTATTTGCGCTCCGCTACTACCTCCAATGGTAGAAATAATTAACCGACACGGCAATAAAGAACAGAATGGATATATCTTTCCATTTCTTAACGGCATCGAACGAGTAGATCAAAACGAAAGAAAGATAAAAGACGCTATTCAACTGGCATTAAACCCAATAAATAATTCATTAAAAGTAATAGCAGCACAATTAGGGATAGACCGGAATTTATCGACCGCCTATACCCGTAACAGCTACGTAACTCATCTTACAAGCGAAATGTATATTAGTGAGATTTTCGTTAAACAAATGGTTGGCCATAGTACTGGAAAGAATGTAACCGCCGGCTATAATAATCCATCCCCCAAAAAAAGGAGAGAGGTGAATTCTAAACTATTAAACCCAAACAAAAAATATAATACGATAAGTCTATTGTCTGTAACCGGATGA